In Montipora foliosa isolate CH-2021 chromosome 13, ASM3666993v2, whole genome shotgun sequence, one DNA window encodes the following:
- the LOC137982339 gene encoding fibroblast growth factor receptor 2-like isoform X4, with amino-acid sequence MITVTVYYNPISVRLDANATENKNCCDSLLVNFTCEASQSNPPVESYQLFKSQEIVDTSSRGTWIENISSKGGHIYSCRALHSLGSVTSADIIVTFNVPVQVYVHAKSGSVTIREGASLSLKCNASGYPQPTVTWSKLNANELIISSQWINFTNISKEATGEYICNANNTCGEKWSSVRTIDVQYAAEATGRGGNYSVPEGSTKLFSCPVDGNPEPNITWYKDDEVIEPEIPNAKQMEARETGCYTCSAINALGPPVTITQCLIVVLEDPTSAMPTSTGKPTKQVYADLTIMEDFLSEYRDLNNQVSKQLVDSFVSEMNEIYQNDDNYFRTEVTGLRRGSVIVSFTMYFKIAVTPSQGISKLEANISDGTFGTYQVGNLTLLSPGTSTFTSTTPGTSQPTEFQCACDRTLLVIIGVLVSIIIVLILVIAWQHRKLGIARKKRPYKVAEDKDRRMYDNEVAMEELNPTNDQPSSSNQQRRIPIEPAYMPLQGTTHYEVGQSSPNNSPQNIEYAPLDIRTRSWEVTREHVKVEKIIGKGAFGQVAKGTAKNLPFHSGTKTVAVKMLKANAPASDKRDLKSELDLMKTLKPHPHVIKLLGCVTETDPLLVLIEYVPYGDLLGYLRKSRGLNDTYYKDPDIKPQTSLTSQQLMKFAWQIADGMNYLSLRKIIHRDLAARNVLVGETETCKVTDFGMARDVQQESIYERKTRGRLPVKWTAYESLLYGKYTTKSDVWSYGVVLYEIFTVGGSPYPRMNGKKIASLLQQGYRMPKPQHVDNDLYQIMMNCWQNEPEARPSFADLTQQLKGMENQKRLLNMHIYNNELYANLEDLNA; translated from the exons ATGATCACTGTCACAGTGTACT ATAATCCTATCTCAGTGAGGTTGGATGCTAACgcaacagaaaacaaaaactgttgTGATTCCCTGCTGGtaaatttcacatgtgaagcaTCTCAATCCAATCCACCTGTGGAAAGCTACCAACTTTTCAAGAGCCAAGAAATCGTAGACACAAGCAGTAGAGGAACATGGATTGAGAACATATCGAGTAAAGGAGGCCATATCTATAGCTGCAGGGCCTTGCACTCCTTGGGAAGTGTGACAAGCGCTGATATTATTGTAACCTTTAATG TTCCAGTTCAGGTATATGTCCATGCTAAAAGTGGTAGCGTGACTATTAGAGAAGGTGCCagtttgtctttaaaatgtaatgCATCTGGGTACCCTCAGCCTACTGTTACCTGGTCAAAATTGAATGCAAATGAGTTAATAATATCAAGCCAATGGATAAACTTCACTAACATCAGCAAAGAGGCAACTGGGGAATACATCTGCAATGCAAACAACACCTGTGGGGAAAAGTGGTCTTCAGTTAGAACCATTGATGTGCAAT ATGCTGCCGAAGCTACGGGTAGGGGAGGGAATTATTCGGTGCCTGAAGGAAGCACAAAACTGTTTTCGTGTCCAGTTGATGGAAACCCTGAACCTAACATCACATGGTACAAGGACGATGAAGTTATTGAACCAGAGATTCCCAATGCAAAACAGATGGAGGCGAGGGAAACTGGGTGTTACACTTGCTCGGCGATCAACGCACTAGGACCACCAGTCACCATCACACAGTGCCTTATTGTTG TGCTCGAGGATCCTACCTCAGCTATGCCCACCTCTACAGGAAAACCAA CAAAGCAAGTTTATGCGGACCTGACGATAATGGAAGACTTTTTGTCAGAATACAGAGATTTGAATAAccaagtttcaaaacaattgGTGGATTCATTTGTGTCTGAG ATGAATGAAATATACCAGAATGACGACAATTATTTCAGGACTGAAGTGACAGGACTGAG GAGGGGCAGTGTAATCGTATCCTTTACCATGTACTTTAAAATTGCTGTGACCCCCAGTCAGGGAATTTCAAAACTTGAAGCTAACATTTCTGATGGCACTTTTGGTACTTATCAAGTTGGAAATTTGACTCTTCTCTCACCCGGGACTAGCACTTTCACGTCCACCACACCAGGAACTTCTCAACCAACAG AATTCCAATGCGCGTGCGACAGAACTCTGTTGGTAATTATTGGAGTTCTTGTTTCAATCATCATTGTTCTAATACTGGTCATAGCCTGGCAGCACAGAAAGCTTG GCATTGCTAGAAAGAAAAG GCCATACAAGGTTGCAGAAGATAAAGATAGAAGAATGTATGAC aaCGAAGTTGCGATGGAAGAACTTAATCCTACTAACGATCAACCAAGTAGTTCTAATCAACAGCGAAGAATCCCCATTGAACCTGCATACATGCCCTTACAAGGGACTACCCACTATGAAGTAGGACAAAGTAGCCCTAATAACTCCCCTCAGAATATTGAATATGCACCCCTTGATATAAGAACAAGGTCATGGGAAGTAACAAGAGAACACGTGAAAGTGGAGAAGATCATTGGTAAAGGTGCTTTTGGCCAGGTTGCCAAAGGAACGGCAAAGAACCTTCCATTCCATTCTGGCACAAAAACTGTGGCTGTTAAAATGCTGAAAG CTAACGCTCCTGCGTCAGACAAGAGAGACTTGAAATCCGAACTCGATCTGATGAAGACCCTCAAGCCTCATCCACATGTTATCAAACTATTGGGATGCGTCACTGAAACTG ATCCCCTATTGGTGCTGATCGAGTATGTCCCTTATGGTGATCTGTTGGGTTACCTGAGAAAGAGCCGCGGATTGAATGACACGTACTACAAAGACCCGGATATCAAACCTCAAACCAGTCTGACGTCGCAACAGCTGATGAAATTTGCTTGGCAAATCGCTGATGGAATGAACTActtatctttaagaaag ATCATACACCGAGATCTTGCTGCTCGTAATGTGCTGGTTGGAGAAACAGAAACATGCAAAGTAACAGACTTTGGAATGGCTAGAGATGTGCAACAGGAGAGCATTTATGAAAGAAAGACAAGG GGTCGGTTGCCAGTTAAGTGGACAGCATATGAATCGCTGCTGTATGGAAAATACACCACAAAGAGTGACGT aTGGAGTTATGGAGTTGTTCTTTATGAAATCTTTACCGTAG GTGGTTCTCCATATCCACGGATGAATGGCAAGAAAATTGCAAGTTTGCTTCAGCAAGGTTACAGAATGCCGAAACCACAACACGTGGACAATGACTT GTATCAAATCATGATGAATTGCTGGCAAAATGAACCTGAAGCAAGACCGTCATTTGCTGATTTAACACAACAACTAAAAGGAATGGAAAACCAAAAG AGGCTGCTCAACATGCATATTTACAACAATGAACTGTACGCAAATTTGGAGGACTTGAAcgcataa